In Hahella sp. KA22, one genomic interval encodes:
- the ppx gene encoding exopolyphosphatase codes for MTISSTTPADAVSPAPSSPELIAAIDMGSNSFHMVVAQLVHNEIRPLEKLGEKVQLAAGLDARNFLDEASQHRALACLERFAQRISGMPRGAVQIVGTNALRVAKNARAFIRRAEKLIGHPISVISGREEARLIYLGVAHSLSDDADNRLVIDIGGGSTEFIIGQRFETKELESLHMGCVSYRDRFFGDGKITQLQFARAFVEASRELLNIRNRYRSVGWHHCVGSSGSIKAIEQVLTHNQWGMHKITPDGLVKLKDEVVRLGKISQLTKLGVRKDRLSIFPAGLAILMAAFDVLQIEEMEFCDGALREGLLYDMIGRIHHEDVRERTINSLQERYHIDREHAAAVEGTAVALWKQLAEQWKLPNEELTELLRWASRLHEVGLAISHTQFHKHGAYLIRYSDLAGFSRQTQQSLAMLIRVHRRKILDTVFDEYALEDADPLKQLAVALRLAVVLQHSRNCEVLDSVKVKANKRSLTLIFPKDWLQSRPLTSADLEAEKGLLTKFGIDMEFREEDS; via the coding sequence ATGACAATATCATCCACCACCCCGGCGGACGCCGTCTCTCCGGCGCCTTCTTCTCCTGAGCTGATCGCCGCCATCGATATGGGCTCGAACAGTTTCCATATGGTCGTCGCCCAGCTGGTTCACAATGAAATCCGGCCGCTGGAGAAACTAGGCGAAAAAGTCCAGCTTGCAGCAGGTCTGGACGCACGTAACTTCCTCGACGAAGCCTCCCAGCATCGGGCGTTAGCCTGTCTGGAGCGTTTCGCGCAGCGCATCAGCGGCATGCCCCGCGGCGCAGTGCAGATTGTAGGCACCAATGCATTACGGGTAGCGAAAAACGCCCGCGCCTTCATACGCAGGGCGGAAAAACTTATCGGCCACCCCATTTCAGTGATAAGCGGACGGGAAGAAGCGCGACTCATTTACCTCGGCGTCGCCCACTCACTTTCCGACGACGCCGACAACCGGCTGGTCATCGATATCGGCGGCGGCAGTACCGAATTCATCATCGGTCAGCGCTTTGAAACCAAAGAGCTGGAAAGTTTGCACATGGGGTGCGTGTCTTACCGGGATCGCTTTTTCGGCGACGGTAAGATCACTCAACTGCAATTCGCCCGCGCCTTTGTAGAAGCCTCCCGTGAGCTGCTCAACATACGCAACCGCTATCGCAGCGTTGGCTGGCATCATTGCGTCGGCTCCTCAGGCTCCATCAAGGCCATTGAGCAAGTACTCACGCACAACCAGTGGGGAATGCACAAAATCACTCCGGACGGCCTGGTTAAACTCAAAGACGAAGTCGTACGTCTGGGTAAAATCAGCCAGCTTACCAAGCTGGGCGTTCGCAAAGACCGGCTGTCGATTTTCCCAGCGGGGCTGGCGATATTGATGGCGGCGTTCGATGTGCTGCAAATCGAGGAAATGGAGTTCTGCGACGGAGCCCTGCGCGAAGGTTTACTGTACGACATGATCGGCCGCATCCATCATGAGGACGTGCGCGAGCGCACCATCAACAGCTTGCAGGAACGTTATCATATCGACCGCGAGCATGCCGCCGCCGTCGAGGGGACCGCCGTAGCGCTATGGAAACAGCTCGCGGAGCAGTGGAAATTACCCAACGAGGAACTGACTGAACTACTGCGTTGGGCGTCGCGCCTGCATGAAGTCGGCCTGGCTATCTCTCACACTCAATTCCATAAGCACGGCGCTTACCTGATTCGCTATTCCGACCTGGCGGGATTTTCCCGGCAGACCCAGCAATCGCTGGCGATGCTGATTCGCGTTCACCGTCGGAAAATTCTGGATACCGTTTTTGATGAATACGCGTTGGAAGATGCTGATCCCTTGAAGCAATTAGCCGTAGCGTTGCGACTTGCGGTGGTCCTGCAGCACTCACGCAACTGCGAAGTACTGGACTCCGTCAAAGTGAAAGCGAACAAAAGATCGTTAACGCTGATTTTTCCGAAAGACTGGCTGCAATCCCGCCCGCTGACCAGCGCTGACCTGGAAGCGGAGAAAGGCCTGCTTACCAAATTCGGCATTGATATGGAGTTCAGGGAAGAGGACAGCTGA
- the trxA gene encoding thioredoxin TrxA: MSSRIVNVTDDSFESEVLKADGPVLVDYWAEWCGPCKMIAPVLEEIAEEYGDRLKICKLNIDENEKTPPKFSIRGIPTLMLFKNGAVDATKVGALSKSQLTAFLDSNL, translated from the coding sequence ATGAGCAGCCGAATTGTTAACGTAACTGATGACTCTTTTGAAAGTGAAGTCTTGAAGGCCGATGGCCCCGTGCTGGTGGATTACTGGGCTGAGTGGTGCGGTCCCTGTAAGATGATTGCGCCGGTATTGGAAGAGATCGCGGAAGAATATGGCGATCGTCTGAAAATCTGCAAACTGAACATCGACGAAAATGAAAAGACTCCGCCCAAGTTCAGTATCCGTGGTATTCCAACGCTGATGTTATTCAAAAATGGCGCTGTAGATGCGACCAAAGTAGGCGCTCTATCCAAGTCCCAGCTGACGGCTTTCCTGGACAGCAACCTTTAA
- the rho gene encoding transcription termination factor Rho — translation MNLTELKKKPVPELLTIAEEMGLENMARSRKQDVIFSILKKHAKSGEDIYGDGVLEILQDGFGFLRSADSSYLAGPDDIYVSPSQIRRFNLRTGDTIAGKIRPPKDGERYFALLKVNEINFDKPENARNKILFENLTPLFPQERLRLEAGNGSTEDLSARILDLVAPIGKGQRGLIVSPPKAGKTLLMQNIAQSITRNNPETHLMVLLIDERPEEVTEMQRTVRGEVVASTFDEPPARHVQVAEMVIEKAKRLVEHKKDVVILLDSITRLARAYNTIIPSSGKVLTGGVDAHALERPKRFFGAARNVEEGGSLTIVATALIDTGSKMDEVIYEEFKGTGNLEVHLDRRISEKRVFPAINIRRSGTRREELLMSEEELQRVWILRKLLHSMEDDIAAVEFLLDKLKDTKTNDEFFQAMKKR, via the coding sequence ATGAATCTTACTGAATTAAAAAAGAAACCCGTTCCTGAGTTATTGACCATCGCCGAAGAAATGGGCCTGGAAAATATGGCTCGCTCCCGCAAGCAGGATGTGATTTTCAGTATTTTGAAAAAGCACGCCAAAAGCGGCGAAGACATCTACGGCGATGGCGTTCTGGAAATCCTGCAGGATGGCTTCGGCTTCTTGCGTTCCGCGGATAGTTCCTACTTGGCCGGCCCTGACGACATCTACGTCTCACCCAGTCAAATCCGCCGTTTCAACCTCAGAACAGGCGATACAATCGCCGGTAAGATTCGACCGCCGAAAGACGGCGAGCGTTATTTCGCACTGTTGAAAGTCAATGAAATCAACTTCGACAAACCTGAAAACGCCCGCAACAAAATCCTGTTTGAAAACCTGACGCCTCTGTTCCCACAGGAAAGACTGCGTCTGGAGGCCGGCAACGGCAGTACGGAAGATTTATCAGCGCGTATTCTGGATTTGGTCGCGCCAATCGGTAAAGGGCAGCGCGGTTTGATCGTATCGCCGCCGAAAGCCGGTAAGACCCTCCTTATGCAGAACATCGCCCAGTCCATCACCCGCAACAATCCCGAAACCCATCTAATGGTTCTGCTGATCGACGAACGCCCTGAAGAGGTGACCGAGATGCAGCGCACCGTACGTGGTGAAGTGGTTGCGAGCACCTTCGACGAGCCGCCGGCCCGTCACGTTCAGGTTGCTGAGATGGTTATCGAAAAAGCCAAGCGTCTGGTTGAGCATAAAAAAGACGTAGTGATCCTGTTGGACTCCATCACTCGTCTGGCGCGCGCTTACAACACTATTATCCCGTCCTCCGGCAAAGTACTGACCGGTGGTGTGGACGCCCATGCGCTGGAACGTCCCAAGCGCTTTTTCGGCGCTGCGCGGAATGTCGAGGAAGGCGGCAGCCTGACCATCGTCGCGACGGCGTTGATTGACACTGGCTCCAAAATGGACGAAGTGATTTACGAAGAGTTCAAGGGCACCGGTAACCTGGAAGTGCACTTGGACCGTAGAATTTCTGAAAAACGCGTCTTCCCTGCGATTAACATCCGTCGTTCCGGCACTCGTCGTGAAGAGCTGCTGATGTCTGAGGAAGAGCTGCAAAGAGTGTGGATTCTGCGCAAGCTGCTGCATTCTATGGAAGACGATATCGCCGCGGTGGAGTTCCTGCTTGATAAGTTGAAGGACACCAAGACCAACGACGAATTCTTCCAGGCCATGAAAAAGCGCTAA
- the ubiD gene encoding 4-hydroxy-3-polyprenylbenzoate decarboxylase, which yields MQYRDLRDFIRILEQRGELKRITAEVDPHLEMTEICDRTLRREGPALLFENPRGYSIPVLGNLFGTPGRVALGMGAESVESLREIGKLLAFLKEPEPPKGLRDAWSKLPIFKQVMNMGPKEVSSAPCQEVIIEGDDVDLYQYPIQTCWPGDAGPLVTWPLVITRGPNKTRQNLGIYRQQLFGRNKLIMRWLSHRGGALDYREWREAHPMEPFPVAVALGADPATILGAVTPVPDTLSEYAFAGLLRGNKTEVVRCIGSDLQAPASAEIVLEGVIHPGEMAPEGPFGDHTGYYNEVDRFPVFTVERITQRKKPIYHSTYTGRPPDEPAVLGVALNEVFVPILQKQFPEIVDFYLPPEGCSYRMAVVTMKKQYPGHAKRVMMGVWSFLRQFMYTKFVIVTDDDVNARDWKDVIWAITTRMDPARDTVMVENTPIDYLDFASPVSGLGSKMGLDATNKWPGETQREWGRTIQMDAEVKARVDDLWSQLGID from the coding sequence CTGCAATACCGAGATCTGCGAGACTTCATCCGTATATTGGAACAACGCGGTGAGCTGAAACGCATTACTGCGGAAGTCGACCCCCATCTGGAAATGACCGAAATCTGTGACCGTACGCTACGGCGTGAAGGTCCTGCTTTGTTGTTTGAAAATCCCCGCGGCTACTCAATCCCTGTTCTTGGCAACCTGTTTGGTACGCCTGGGCGCGTAGCTTTGGGCATGGGCGCGGAAAGCGTTGAGAGTTTGCGGGAAATTGGCAAGCTATTGGCCTTTCTGAAAGAGCCGGAGCCGCCCAAGGGGCTACGGGATGCCTGGAGCAAGCTGCCGATCTTCAAGCAAGTAATGAATATGGGGCCGAAAGAAGTCAGCTCTGCACCTTGTCAGGAAGTGATTATTGAAGGTGATGACGTAGACCTCTATCAATATCCGATTCAAACCTGCTGGCCGGGGGACGCGGGTCCGTTGGTGACCTGGCCGTTGGTGATCACGCGCGGGCCCAACAAGACGCGCCAGAACCTGGGGATCTATCGTCAGCAATTGTTTGGGCGCAACAAACTGATTATGCGCTGGCTATCCCATCGAGGCGGCGCGCTCGACTACCGCGAGTGGCGGGAAGCGCATCCCATGGAGCCGTTCCCGGTCGCAGTGGCTTTAGGCGCTGATCCGGCGACAATTCTGGGCGCAGTGACGCCGGTGCCGGATACACTGTCAGAGTACGCCTTCGCGGGCTTATTGCGAGGCAATAAGACCGAGGTGGTGCGTTGTATCGGTAGCGATCTGCAAGCGCCCGCCAGCGCGGAGATTGTGCTGGAGGGAGTGATTCATCCGGGAGAAATGGCGCCGGAAGGTCCCTTTGGCGATCACACAGGTTACTACAACGAGGTGGATCGTTTTCCTGTGTTCACCGTTGAGCGCATTACGCAGCGGAAAAAGCCGATTTATCACAGTACCTATACTGGACGTCCGCCAGATGAGCCTGCGGTATTGGGCGTCGCTCTGAACGAGGTGTTCGTGCCAATTTTGCAGAAACAGTTTCCGGAAATTGTCGATTTCTATCTGCCGCCGGAAGGCTGCTCTTATCGCATGGCGGTAGTGACCATGAAGAAGCAGTATCCCGGTCACGCTAAACGGGTAATGATGGGCGTCTGGTCGTTTCTGCGACAATTCATGTACACCAAGTTTGTGATCGTCACGGATGATGACGTCAACGCCCGTGACTGGAAAGACGTTATCTGGGCGATTACCACGCGCATGGACCCTGCGCGGGACACCGTCATGGTGGAGAATACGCCTATTGATTATCTGGACTTTGCTTCGCCAGTATCAGGATTGGGGTCAAAAATGGGCTTGGACGCTACTAATAAATGGCCCGGCGAGACGCAGCGTGAATGGGGACGCACCATTCAGATGGATGCGGAGGTCAAAGCGCGTGTCGATGACCTCTGGTCGCAGCTGGGAATTGATTGA
- a CDS encoding 2Fe-2S iron-sulfur cluster-binding protein: MTSGRSWELIEGLQMHHRLRFQPSGHEFDAGEGETILAAALRQGYKIPHACDNGVCHICAAKLLNGKVAGGAGESGRRRLGADEVLLCKATPAGDCEFELRRIWGPNELETKTLAFQIKAVTALSDDVYQVQLLAPAGALPEFFAGQYLELLAPGVEAAFFSIANAPGTREVELHIQVHQESHNALLIYQYLTSESVVRARLPLGKCFISGVPDMDVTLIAAGTGFAQIKSIVEYLLAQGFDRKLSIYWGVRQSQEMYARALPEAWAERYENISFTPVMADNRDNEWQGHHAELVRAVLAERRHWDNSLVYVSGSPTMVYTAMDALAPLGLPNEQFFSDVLEYAPRG; the protein is encoded by the coding sequence ATGACCTCTGGTCGCAGCTGGGAATTGATTGAGGGTCTGCAGATGCATCATCGCCTGCGCTTCCAACCTTCCGGTCATGAGTTTGACGCGGGTGAAGGGGAGACGATATTGGCGGCGGCATTGCGACAGGGATACAAGATTCCTCATGCGTGTGATAATGGCGTTTGCCATATCTGTGCGGCGAAACTGCTAAATGGAAAGGTTGCGGGCGGCGCTGGAGAATCAGGGCGTCGGCGCCTGGGCGCGGATGAAGTTCTATTATGTAAGGCGACGCCTGCGGGCGATTGTGAGTTTGAATTAAGACGGATTTGGGGACCAAACGAATTGGAAACAAAAACACTGGCGTTTCAAATCAAGGCGGTCACTGCGCTGTCTGACGATGTATACCAAGTGCAATTGCTGGCTCCTGCTGGCGCATTGCCGGAATTCTTCGCCGGACAATACCTGGAGCTATTGGCTCCTGGGGTCGAGGCGGCTTTCTTTTCCATTGCGAATGCGCCAGGAACCAGGGAAGTTGAGCTGCACATCCAGGTTCACCAGGAGAGTCACAACGCTCTGTTGATCTATCAATACCTGACCTCAGAGTCCGTGGTGCGCGCCCGTTTGCCGTTGGGGAAGTGTTTCATCTCCGGCGTTCCCGATATGGATGTCACTCTAATCGCCGCAGGCACCGGGTTTGCGCAAATCAAGTCCATCGTTGAATATCTGCTGGCGCAAGGGTTTGACCGTAAGCTGTCGATATATTGGGGCGTAAGACAGTCGCAGGAGATGTATGCCCGCGCTCTGCCTGAGGCCTGGGCCGAACGCTATGAGAATATCTCTTTCACGCCAGTGATGGCGGATAACCGCGATAACGAATGGCAGGGTCATCATGCCGAACTGGTGCGAGCGGTGCTGGCCGAGCGACGGCATTGGGACAACAGTCTGGTTTATGTGAGCGGCTCGCCGACGATGGTGTATACCGCAATGGATGCGCTGGCTCCATTGGGCCTACCCAATGAGCAGTTCTTTTCAGATGTGCTGGAGTATGCGCCCAGGGGCTGA
- a CDS encoding heme biosynthesis HemY N-terminal domain-containing protein, producing MNFYALVLLISLAIGVALGFLVQLDAGYVRVSWLNWLVETNVWIAFALLIGFYFALHYLFRTLSTTLAVRAGWRQWRKKRKYSRAQQNTIRGLLHYAEGNWKQAQKFLSGSAEQSDTPLINYLASAQAANELGNEKESDLFLKKAFDNTPGGDVAIGVTQAQLQLARGQLEQCLSTLLNLRKKTPHHPFVLKLLQQVYTRLNDWQKMSEILPELRKYKVLKDDEVEKLELETWLNLLRQACDEALRARKGEFNSEPLNAIWDRMPANLRKNPHVIYAYASQLMRLGAGGQAETLLRKALKQHWSDILIDLYGQIAGANVAEQLLAAEHWLKERPNDASLLLALGRLSLRNERWSKAKEYFEASLKLKRRRETYYELARLLAAMDQPQASNEYFIQALHDSAKLPDLPSPKSQRRSA from the coding sequence ATGAATTTCTATGCGCTGGTGCTGCTGATATCCCTCGCCATCGGCGTGGCGCTGGGCTTTTTAGTGCAATTGGACGCAGGTTATGTGCGCGTCTCCTGGCTGAACTGGCTGGTGGAGACCAATGTCTGGATCGCTTTCGCCCTATTGATCGGGTTTTACTTCGCCCTGCACTATTTGTTCAGAACCCTGTCGACCACTCTTGCAGTCAGAGCTGGCTGGCGGCAATGGCGCAAGAAGCGTAAATACAGCCGGGCGCAGCAGAATACCATTCGCGGATTGCTGCACTATGCAGAGGGCAACTGGAAGCAGGCGCAGAAATTTTTGTCCGGCAGTGCGGAGCAATCCGACACGCCTCTGATCAACTACCTCGCCTCCGCGCAGGCCGCTAACGAACTGGGCAATGAAAAAGAAAGCGACTTATTTCTAAAGAAAGCGTTCGACAACACGCCTGGCGGCGACGTCGCCATCGGCGTGACTCAGGCGCAATTGCAACTGGCGCGAGGGCAACTGGAGCAGTGCTTGTCCACCTTGTTGAACCTGCGGAAGAAAACGCCTCATCATCCATTCGTACTGAAGTTGTTGCAGCAGGTTTACACCCGCCTGAACGACTGGCAGAAGATGAGCGAGATACTGCCGGAGCTGCGCAAATACAAAGTGCTGAAAGACGACGAAGTGGAAAAGCTGGAGTTGGAAACCTGGCTCAACCTGCTGCGCCAAGCCTGCGACGAAGCGCTGCGAGCGCGCAAAGGCGAGTTCAACAGCGAGCCATTAAACGCGATTTGGGACCGCATGCCCGCCAACCTGCGCAAGAATCCTCACGTCATCTACGCCTATGCGTCACAGCTGATGCGGCTTGGCGCCGGTGGTCAGGCGGAAACGCTTCTGCGCAAAGCATTGAAACAACACTGGAGCGATATCCTGATTGATCTGTATGGCCAGATCGCCGGGGCGAATGTGGCGGAGCAATTACTGGCTGCTGAACACTGGCTGAAAGAGCGTCCTAACGACGCAAGCCTGTTGCTCGCACTGGGACGCCTAAGCTTGAGAAATGAACGCTGGAGCAAAGCCAAAGAATATTTTGAAGCAAGCCTGAAGCTAAAACGTCGCCGGGAAACTTATTATGAACTGGCGCGCTTGCTGGCCGCCATGGACCAGCCTCAAGCCAGCAACGAGTACTTTATTCAGGCTTTACATGACAGCGCCAAACTGCCTGACCTGCCATCGCCGAAGTCACAACGGCGCAGCGCCTGA
- a CDS encoding uroporphyrinogen-III C-methyltransferase has product MTEESKPNKPEQPEQDKPALEQEPSTSPEPGMEPASAKESAIKTEPDAGLFASFTLSRPEASAEKDNVEAPKSESTTSEPEQPSIKAEDRVKEPVSKPTPPPLSPPPPATPPVAAKAPKTWPLWLAILVLLVVMGVGAGWFRTYMQTWQAKLDRAMDQSQAGKQLADEVGLRYQDRLDKLDAAVAKQRESQAQLQQMMDQTARNLLSKGETGRIDWLFAEAEYLLRLANQRLHMEKDYVGSLAILQAADQVLAETKEVAAYPVRKALAEEIVSLQAIADIDRQGIYLRLEALINQVENLDQRLFLKDTVMLSDNPVPEEAPTPSGESHWYDSALASMGKLEKYFSIRRLDAPVEPLLAPEQIYYLRQNLRMMLEQAELSLLEKNQDVYVHSLEKAEKWVADYFVINNASAKALLENLQQLKKEPIDPELPDISTSLRMLKNLMESLYKRGGKPATGALTLDHKELAS; this is encoded by the coding sequence GTGACGGAAGAATCAAAACCAAACAAACCAGAACAGCCGGAGCAGGACAAGCCCGCTCTGGAACAGGAGCCCTCGACTTCTCCTGAACCCGGAATGGAACCCGCCAGCGCCAAGGAAAGCGCCATAAAAACCGAGCCCGACGCAGGCTTGTTCGCGTCATTTACTTTGTCTCGGCCGGAAGCCAGCGCAGAAAAAGATAACGTGGAAGCGCCTAAATCAGAATCCACTACATCAGAGCCTGAGCAACCATCAATCAAAGCGGAAGACAGGGTCAAAGAGCCTGTGTCCAAACCAACACCGCCGCCATTATCTCCCCCACCGCCCGCAACACCGCCTGTAGCGGCTAAGGCGCCTAAAACCTGGCCTTTATGGCTGGCGATTCTTGTTCTATTAGTGGTTATGGGCGTTGGCGCCGGTTGGTTTCGGACGTATATGCAGACCTGGCAAGCCAAACTCGACCGCGCCATGGACCAAAGTCAGGCAGGAAAACAGCTTGCGGACGAAGTCGGGCTGCGTTATCAGGATCGCCTGGACAAACTGGACGCCGCTGTCGCCAAGCAGCGCGAGAGCCAGGCGCAGTTGCAACAGATGATGGATCAAACCGCCAGAAATTTATTGAGCAAAGGCGAAACCGGTCGTATCGACTGGCTGTTCGCCGAAGCCGAATATCTGTTGCGTCTCGCCAATCAGCGCCTGCATATGGAGAAAGACTACGTCGGCTCTCTCGCTATTTTACAGGCTGCGGATCAAGTGCTGGCGGAGACCAAAGAAGTCGCCGCCTACCCCGTACGCAAGGCTTTGGCGGAAGAAATCGTCAGCCTGCAGGCCATTGCGGACATTGATCGTCAAGGCATCTATCTACGCCTGGAAGCCCTGATCAATCAGGTGGAAAACCTGGATCAGCGCCTGTTCCTGAAAGATACCGTCATGCTAAGCGACAACCCGGTTCCCGAGGAAGCGCCAACGCCGAGTGGCGAAAGCCATTGGTACGACAGCGCCCTGGCTTCCATGGGCAAACTGGAGAAGTACTTCTCTATTCGTCGCCTGGATGCTCCCGTTGAACCCCTGCTGGCGCCAGAGCAAATTTATTACCTGCGTCAGAACCTCCGCATGATGCTGGAGCAGGCGGAACTCTCGCTACTAGAGAAGAATCAGGACGTTTATGTGCACAGTCTGGAAAAAGCGGAGAAGTGGGTAGCGGATTATTTCGTCATCAACAACGCCTCCGCCAAAGCCTTGTTAGAGAACCTGCAACAGCTGAAGAAAGAGCCCATCGACCCAGAGTTACCGGATATCTCCACGTCCTTGCGTATGCTGAAAAACCTGATGGAGTCCTTGTACAAGCGTGGCGGTAAACCCGCCACCGGCGCGCTCACTCTGGACCACAAGGAGTTGGCCTCATGA
- a CDS encoding uroporphyrinogen-III synthase, with product METTLSQELSGLRVLLTRPQGENDSLRALLEQSSAEVRVLPAIAIEPLPETQAIKDCILDLDRYTHVICVSKHASRLLLELIDAYWPQAPQGVRWFAIGESSAAPLRSYGLTVNTPEQGCASEQLLEHPGLQARKEDEPPMRVLIVKGCGGRELLAETMQERGAHVATLELYERKELEYDPNELNEALKQWRPEVIVTLSGETLLHLCQLGQNIGYAWGDTLFVIPSARVATLAQENRLNYKIAPELSDEALLALLKTAC from the coding sequence ATGGAAACCACTCTTAGTCAGGAGCTGAGCGGCCTCAGAGTACTGTTGACCCGCCCTCAGGGAGAAAACGATTCCTTACGCGCGCTGTTGGAGCAAAGCAGCGCGGAAGTTCGGGTGTTGCCGGCCATCGCCATTGAGCCGCTACCCGAAACACAAGCCATAAAAGACTGCATCCTCGATCTGGATCGCTATACTCATGTGATCTGCGTGAGTAAACATGCGTCGCGTCTATTGCTGGAATTGATAGACGCTTACTGGCCGCAAGCGCCACAGGGCGTGCGCTGGTTCGCTATCGGCGAGAGCAGCGCCGCGCCGCTACGCAGCTATGGACTGACAGTCAACACGCCTGAGCAAGGCTGCGCTTCTGAGCAACTACTGGAACATCCAGGTTTGCAAGCGCGCAAGGAAGACGAGCCCCCCATGCGAGTATTGATTGTGAAGGGCTGCGGCGGACGCGAATTGTTGGCGGAAACCATGCAGGAGCGTGGCGCGCATGTGGCCACCTTAGAGTTATACGAGCGTAAAGAGCTGGAGTATGACCCCAATGAATTAAACGAAGCCCTCAAGCAATGGCGCCCGGAGGTCATCGTCACGTTATCCGGCGAGACTCTGCTGCACCTTTGCCAACTGGGCCAGAATATCGGTTACGCCTGGGGCGACACGCTGTTCGTCATCCCCAGCGCCAGAGTCGCCACCCTGGCGCAGGAGAACCGTCTGAATTACAAAATCGCGCCGGAGTTATCCGACGAGGCCTTACTGGCCCTCCTCAAAACGGCATGCTAA
- the hemC gene encoding hydroxymethylbilane synthase encodes MPKQHLVIATRQSALALWQAEHVKQRLEALHPGLTVELLGLTTKGDIILDTPLAKVGGKGLFVKELETAMLEGRADIAVHSMKDVPMEFPPGLGLGAILERETPTDAFVSNQYASLDELPEGAVVGTSSLRRQCQLSERRPDLKIVSLRGNVNTRLAKLDAGDFDAIILAASGLKRLGFADRIREELTPEVSLPAVGQGALGIECRLDDPEAMALIAPLQDAETTARVSAERAMNHRLQGGCQVPIAGYAEITGDQMRLRGLVGSPDGVQVLRDEVTGPVAAAETLGTELAERLLQQGAGKILEAVYGNHS; translated from the coding sequence ATGCCGAAACAGCACCTTGTGATCGCCACACGTCAAAGCGCGCTCGCGCTATGGCAAGCGGAGCACGTCAAACAACGCCTTGAGGCGTTACACCCCGGATTGACCGTCGAATTGCTCGGACTAACCACCAAAGGCGACATTATTCTGGATACGCCGCTCGCCAAGGTCGGCGGTAAAGGGCTCTTCGTCAAGGAGCTGGAGACAGCCATGCTGGAGGGTCGCGCCGATATCGCCGTCCACTCCATGAAAGACGTTCCCATGGAGTTCCCACCCGGTCTAGGCCTGGGGGCGATCCTGGAGCGTGAAACTCCGACCGACGCGTTTGTCAGTAATCAGTACGCCAGCCTGGATGAATTGCCTGAGGGAGCCGTCGTGGGCACCTCCAGCCTGCGCCGCCAGTGCCAGCTTTCCGAGCGGCGACCCGATCTGAAAATCGTTTCTCTGCGCGGCAACGTCAATACGCGTCTGGCCAAGCTCGACGCCGGCGACTTTGACGCCATCATCCTTGCAGCATCTGGGCTGAAGCGATTGGGCTTCGCCGATCGCATTCGTGAAGAGCTGACGCCGGAAGTCAGTTTACCCGCTGTCGGCCAGGGCGCGCTTGGCATTGAATGCCGTCTTGACGATCCCGAAGCCATGGCGCTTATCGCACCATTGCAGGATGCGGAAACCACCGCGCGGGTGTCGGCGGAAAGGGCGATGAACCACCGTCTGCAAGGGGGGTGCCAGGTTCCCATTGCCGGCTATGCGGAAATTACCGGCGACCAAATGAGATTACGCGGCTTAGTAGGCAGCCCGGACGGGGTGCAAGTACTCCGTGACGAAGTGACAGGGCCTGTCGCCGCAGCGGAAACCCTCGGCACGGAGCTGGCCGAGCGTCTATTGCAACAAGGAGCAGGAAAAATTCTGGAAGCCGTGTATGGAAACCACTCTTAG